The proteins below come from a single Candidatus Thorarchaeota archaeon genomic window:
- a CDS encoding ABC transporter permease, which translates to MSATDTQESTVAPSEARRPSVSELISNQWSEIKHKVLDKEFQNQIWWTLGSVVLALFMGTLLMVLAGYDAPRAWLALVYTAATDMPRVLADATPLIFTGLSVGLAFKCGLFNIGPEGQLYIGSMVATIVGYMVVLPILVHPLVCIVVAASCGFLWGLVPGLLKAYRGAHEVVTSMMLSYIAILLTGWLAAGPLRLPNQQVEQTPYVLPTAYIPSLAGAYLHFGLVLAVLSVFAVDYLISHTVIGYEMRAVGQNQDAAEYAGINSKRRMALAMGLAGLLAGLGGASEILGYHHRFVKNWSSGLGWDGITVAVLGNNNPYGILAAAVFFGILKTGARGMQQLSGVPLQLAVVIQGFVVVLVAAPRIMRWLSERTIAQGRLVVTDPYRHGPRLAALVLTLTGGVLGTGAVSSWVRIVPGVALLMLSASLLAFVSFALLLANWPRTVTMLLVTSLTWITGSIAMLAFGDSAGMVFWAALGSLVLVLSMQAHRMEEATIKGGTPQ; encoded by the coding sequence ATGAGCGCCACGGATACCCAGGAATCGACTGTGGCTCCATCTGAGGCCCGTCGCCCGAGTGTTTCGGAGTTGATCAGCAACCAGTGGTCGGAGATCAAGCACAAGGTCCTCGACAAGGAGTTCCAGAATCAGATCTGGTGGACACTCGGTTCGGTGGTCTTGGCGTTGTTCATGGGCACACTTCTCATGGTCCTTGCAGGATATGACGCTCCCCGGGCATGGCTGGCGCTGGTATACACAGCTGCCACCGATATGCCGCGTGTTCTGGCTGACGCAACTCCGCTCATCTTCACTGGGCTGTCCGTGGGTCTGGCGTTCAAGTGTGGGCTGTTCAACATCGGTCCAGAGGGTCAGCTCTACATTGGTTCCATGGTGGCCACGATTGTGGGATACATGGTTGTCCTGCCTATCTTGGTCCACCCGCTTGTCTGCATCGTTGTTGCCGCGTCGTGTGGATTCCTCTGGGGGCTAGTGCCCGGCCTCTTGAAGGCCTACCGCGGCGCGCATGAGGTCGTGACCTCAATGATGCTGAGCTACATTGCAATTCTGCTGACGGGATGGCTTGCTGCAGGACCACTTCGTCTGCCAAATCAACAGGTAGAACAGACTCCGTACGTTCTTCCCACGGCATATATCCCCAGCCTGGCCGGAGCATATCTGCACTTTGGACTGGTGCTCGCCGTCCTGAGCGTGTTTGCTGTGGACTATCTTATCTCTCACACTGTGATTGGTTATGAGATGCGGGCTGTTGGACAGAACCAAGACGCTGCTGAGTATGCTGGCATCAACTCGAAGCGCCGCATGGCTCTGGCTATGGGCCTTGCGGGTCTGCTCGCGGGACTTGGGGGCGCATCAGAGATACTCGGGTACCACCATCGTTTCGTGAAGAACTGGTCGAGTGGTCTGGGCTGGGATGGCATCACGGTCGCAGTGCTCGGAAACAACAACCCCTACGGTATCCTTGCGGCTGCCGTCTTCTTTGGCATATTGAAGACGGGCGCACGAGGCATGCAGCAGCTGTCCGGCGTCCCGCTCCAACTCGCGGTTGTCATCCAAGGCTTTGTCGTCGTGCTCGTCGCGGCACCAAGAATCATGCGATGGCTGTCTGAGCGCACCATTGCCCAGGGCCGACTTGTTGTGACGGACCCGTACAGGCACGGCCCACGGCTCGCTGCTCTGGTACTGACCCTCACCGGCGGAGTGCTCGGCACAGGTGCAGTGTCCTCATGGGTTCGAATCGTCCCCGGTGTTGCGCTCCTGATGTTGAGTGCTAGCCTCCTTGCGTTTGTGTCCTTCGCGCTCCTACTGGCCAACTGGCCACGCACAGTCACTATGCTGCTCGTCACCTCACTCACATGGATCACCGGCTCAATCGCAATGCTCGCCTTCGGTGACTCTGCAGGAATGGTCTTCTGGGCCGCTCTTGGCTCATTAGTACTGGTCCTCAGCATGCAGGCTCATCGAATGGAAGAGGCGACCATCAAGGGAGGTACACCGCAATGA
- a CDS encoding ABC transporter ATP-binding protein — MSDSEYSVELIGIDKTFPSGVQANKSITIRIRRGEVHGLLGENGAGKSTLMNILYGLLRRDAGKILIDGQEVSPSSPVDAIAHGVGMVHQHFKLIPRLSVTENVILGLEPVLALGICAGLKKAGPLSMLFSLDYAAASKRIKQIAEENGLVINPDSLVQDLSVGLQQRVEIIKTLYREAKILILDEPTSVLTPQEVDELFVTLRKFKEQGKTIILITHKLREVMAICDRISVLRDGALVGTVQTADTSPQQLALMMVGREVVFTLEKTPARPGEVVLDVDRLCVRDNRGLEVVKSVSLQVRAGEILGVAGVEGNGQTELVEALAGLRSPASGRISISGVESTKMGPRQVRDIRVAHIPEDRHRRGLILGFTVQENLVLGKHHRPPYARGPLGLIIDEQCIRASSETLVSSYAIKVPDTLAAAKTMSGGNQQKTVVARELSGDPALVLAAQPTRGLDVGATEYIHGVLLGMRDRGAAVLLVSAELDEVRNLADRIAVMYGGRIVAMCSPDTTQEQLGLLMAGHVTEEASVA, encoded by the coding sequence ATCTCGGACTCAGAATACTCCGTGGAGCTAATAGGGATTGACAAGACCTTTCCCAGCGGTGTCCAGGCGAACAAGTCCATCACTATCCGCATCCGTCGGGGGGAAGTCCACGGACTGCTGGGTGAGAACGGTGCAGGCAAGTCCACCCTGATGAACATACTATACGGCCTCTTGAGAAGGGATGCTGGCAAGATTCTGATTGACGGTCAAGAGGTGAGTCCGTCCTCCCCTGTGGACGCGATTGCGCATGGGGTCGGGATGGTGCATCAACACTTCAAGCTCATTCCGCGACTGTCGGTCACTGAGAATGTGATACTAGGACTTGAGCCTGTGCTGGCTCTCGGCATATGCGCAGGTCTGAAGAAAGCCGGTCCGCTCAGCATGCTCTTCTCGTTGGACTATGCCGCAGCGTCGAAAAGAATCAAGCAGATTGCTGAAGAGAACGGATTGGTCATCAATCCCGACTCACTCGTACAGGACCTGTCCGTGGGTCTTCAGCAACGAGTGGAGATCATCAAGACCCTCTATCGTGAGGCGAAGATACTGATTCTCGACGAGCCGACAAGCGTGCTGACCCCTCAAGAGGTTGACGAGCTCTTTGTGACTCTCAGGAAGTTCAAGGAGCAGGGAAAGACAATCATCCTCATCACTCACAAGTTGCGGGAGGTGATGGCAATCTGCGACCGGATATCGGTCCTCCGGGATGGAGCGCTGGTCGGGACAGTGCAGACTGCGGATACTAGCCCACAGCAACTTGCCTTGATGATGGTCGGACGTGAGGTTGTGTTCACGTTGGAGAAGACACCAGCCAGACCGGGAGAGGTCGTACTGGATGTGGACCGACTCTGCGTCAGGGACAATCGTGGGCTTGAAGTGGTGAAGTCTGTCAGCCTCCAGGTCCGGGCGGGCGAGATACTGGGCGTGGCAGGCGTTGAGGGGAACGGACAGACCGAGCTGGTGGAAGCACTTGCTGGCCTGAGGAGTCCGGCATCAGGACGAATCAGTATCTCCGGCGTGGAGAGTACCAAGATGGGACCGAGGCAGGTGCGCGACATACGGGTTGCTCACATTCCGGAGGACCGCCATCGTAGAGGTCTCATCCTCGGATTCACTGTACAAGAGAATCTCGTTTTAGGGAAGCACCACAGGCCACCCTATGCGCGTGGGCCCCTAGGTCTCATCATAGATGAACAGTGCATACGGGCCTCTTCAGAGACGCTTGTGTCCTCGTATGCAATCAAGGTGCCTGATACGCTCGCAGCTGCGAAGACCATGTCCGGAGGGAATCAGCAGAAGACTGTTGTTGCTCGTGAGCTGAGCGGCGACCCGGCTCTGGTTCTTGCAGCTCAACCTACGAGAGGACTTGACGTCGGTGCAACAGAGTACATTCATGGAGTTCTGCTAGGGATGCGTGACAGAGGGGCCGCCGTCCTCCTCGTATCGGCAGAGTTGGACGAGGTCCGAAACCTGGCCGATAGGATTGCTGTGATGTATGGAGGGCGTATCGTTGCCATGTGCAGCCCCGACACCACACAGGAGCAGCTGGGTCTGTTGATGGCGGGTCACGTAACAGAGGAGGCGTCAGTAGCATGA